In Sphingobacterium sp. R2, the genomic stretch CGAGATAAATTTTGAAGAGCTCTTCGGCAATATACGTCAATTTTACAGCATGTATACGCAAAACAAAGATGTAGCCTTTGAAATTTCAGTGGATCAAAAGGAGACTTTTAATGGAGACAAGGCACTTCTTGAGCTCATTTTACATAATCTTCTTTCTAATGCTTTTAAATATCAAAGTAAGGGGCGAGAGAATCAATTCGTCAAGCTATCTGTTTTGGTATCACAACGTAAAGCCAAAATAGTTGTGAGCGACAATGGAATAGGGATATCGCCAGAATATGTTGACGATATATTCAAACTATTCTTTAGAGCTAGTGATCAAGCTAAAGGGATGGGGTTTGGACTCTACAATGTCCAAAATGCACTTTTGAAGCTCCAGGGAAAAATTGAAGTGCAATCACAACCCGATCAAGGAACAACTTTTACAGTCGTCATACCGAGCAAATAATGCTTTCACAAACCATTATAGACGATGGAAAGCTTATCATCAAACTGCCAGAAAACATCAACAAAGCTTAAAAGCTTACTTTCCTAAACTTATCTCATTGTTACGAAAGTAGCTTCTGGCGTAACAAAAACTCCAATTGGTCGTTAGAAGTCTCTAGCTGAGAGTTTGTCTCTACAATCTTTTGACGTTCTGCATATACATCATAAGCGCGCTGAATCGTCTGATCAAGCTCCTCTTCACTCCAAGGCTTATTGAGGTAATGAAAGATTTTTCCTTTATTAACGGCGTCAACAACAGCAGCCATGTCCGTATATCCTGTCAAAAGGATACGCATAGGGGCAGCATTAATTTTAATAATCTGCTCTAAAAACTCTACCCCAGTCATTTCTGGCATACGTTGATCCGTAATAATAACGTGTATTTGATTGTTTTTGACAATATCGATTGCATCAGCGCCACTAATGGCGGTAAATACAGTATACTTTAGCCGAAATGTCGCTTTAAAAGAAAACAAATTGTTTTCTTCATCATCAACGTACAATATCGAAATCTTCTTGTCTTCCATAAGCTTATCTTCTGAAATACAAATTTACGCAATTAATTTCCTGAATTAATAACAGATTAAAGAGTTTTATG encodes the following:
- a CDS encoding response regulator, which translates into the protein MEDKKISILYVDDEENNLFSFKATFRLKYTVFTAISGADAIDIVKNNQIHVIITDQRMPEMTGVEFLEQIIKINAAPMRILLTGYTDMAAVVDAVNKGKIFHYLNKPWSEEELDQTIQRAYDVYAERQKIVETNSQLETSNDQLEFLLRQKLLS